Within the Mugil cephalus isolate CIBA_MC_2020 chromosome 1, CIBA_Mcephalus_1.1, whole genome shotgun sequence genome, the region GGatgtattttattacattgaTTATATAACTCAGAACAGTAATGTTGATTACAATAGGACATTTATTAAAGGTTTGTCAGTATCTTGAAATACCAATGAAGAAACAAGTCAAATTAAATGCAGATTAAAGACATGTCTACTGGACCATCCCCAAGCAAAgctatatagatatataaattaCTTCTTGAACACAAACTGTGGAGCGGAAGGTACTTTAAAAGTTAACCCTAACTTTTGATTGCTCAGTTGGTCCGTTTTCATTTTATGagtttaactttaacttttacaTTATGATACTATCCAAAAGATATGTCAAGATCTGTTGAcccaatgtctttatttatttaattctgccATTAATTAGCTAAGATAGTTATGAGTATTATCAACTTTACTAGCAGACCGCAGTGCTGCTTGTAATtgaaaattcatttttattatgtatttaacAGTTTGCTTGGAGCTTTAGTGGAAATCAACAAAtcattgtttagttttatggGTCCAggttcaataaaataaaatgctaacaATTTGCAGATTTACTAgacattagcatctgctctagCTAGTTCTGCTACTGAACAACCAATATTAAGACAAGTCAgtccaaataaacacacattagcTTTTAATATTAGTTTTAAATGGTTGATAAAAGACAACCATGTGAGTGACGCACACTTGTAACTTTTTGTGCccagttttctgttgtttgtattgttgcctgcggtttaaaagaaaaagattttgtttattgttcagTATTGTGgttcatgtttaaatgtgttgtatttgtcttttgtggCTGTCATTACATCTGCCCAAGGACTCCACTGGAGAATTTAATTCTATTGGGCAGAATGGCTTTATGCCAGCTCTGTGGTCCCTACACCTTTATCTCACAGTACTGCGTCAGTAGTCCTTTACATTCAGTCTGTTTGACAGAAGGAGCAGGAGAGCAGCTCCAGACACCCCAGGGAGCCTCCACTCCGTGTGAGCACTGCTGGCCCCACAGAGCGGCGCCCCAACCCCCAGCCCTCCACCTCTCGTCCACACAGCAGGAGGGTGAGTAATACAGACGTACAGACAAGTGTTGGTTTTCaccatctttctgtttttctattggGCAGAATCCTTCTATTCTAGGTCTGTGGTACCTACTGAGTTATCACATACCACCCCATCAGTAGTCCGCTTCATTCAACTGGTTCATCTCTCTCACAGAGACGGAGGGAGCGGGAGAGCAGTTCCAGCCATCCCAGGGCACCTCCATGAAGAAGACGACGTGTGAGCACTACTGGCCCCACAGAGCGAAGCCCCCACCCACAGCCCTCCACGTCTGGTTTACACAACAGGCGGGTGAGTAATACAGATGTATAGACAAGTGTTGGTTTTCAccgtctttttgtttttctattggGCAGAATCCTTCTGTCCCAAGTCTGTGGTCCCTACACATGTATCCTGCACCACCCCATCAGTAGTCCTTCACATTCAACTGGTTCATCTCTCTCACAGAGACGGAGGGAGCGGGAGAGCAGCTCCAGGGACCCGGAGGAGCCTCCACGAAGAAGACGGCGTGTGAGCACTGCTGGCCCCACAGAGGAGAGCCCCGACCCCCAGTCCTCCACCTCTGGTCTATATAACAGGCGGGTGAGTAATACAGATATATAGACAAGTGTTGGTTTTCACCTCTGTGATTGGGAGGATTCCAGATATGTTGGTTTTCACCATCTGTTCTATCTCCAAGGTCCTCACACATGTACCCTACACTATTGCATCACTGAACCAGTCTGAAacttgtttctcctcctctttctgtgtgtcaAACAGGTGGTGGAGACTGATTCCGGAGTCCTCCAGGTGCACGTAGACTTTCCGCCTCACCACCGTGGTCTGCCACTCACTGTTTTTAGTGCAGCGGTGGACATGTTTATGTCGTGGTTGACGGAGTCTCCATACAACGTGGAGATGTGAGCTTCCTGCAGGAAACAGGCCAGATGCTGCCCTCCACAGCTGGACCAGCCTACAGCTGTCAcagtaccacacacacaaacacacagacacacactctctgttgtctttgtgtggACATTCATTGATATATTGTGTTCTCTAGCTGAATTTAACCAGCATTAACTATGTACCCAGCCCTATTCCTAACCTAAAAATAATGCTATCATTCCCCCCAAAACTGACCTCAGTTTCATAAAATGACTTCCTCACAAAGATAGTTGT harbors:
- the LOC125015319 gene encoding uncharacterized protein LOC125015319, whose amino-acid sequence is MTALNGKVALDKLLFRAVVTEDNLKWTEDHQATSLPVSQMSLYATETMMYFSTLVFAMLWVIKGAGEQLQTPQGASTPCEHCWPHRAAPQPPALHLSSTQQEETEGAGEQFQPSQGTSMKKTTCEHYWPHRAKPPPTALHVWFTQQAETEGAGEQLQGPGGASTKKTACEHCWPHRGEPRPPVVETDSGVLQVHVDFPPHHRGLPLTVFSAAVDMFMSWLTESPYNVEM